A single window of Nitrososphaerota archaeon DNA harbors:
- a CDS encoding DUF354 domain-containing protein, which yields MSSQKAWVDVLTPKQILFFNPVIKELESAGCEVLSTSRSYREVDPLARRAGLDLRYVGERGGRGLVEQLEAATRRQAEMIPIVKEFGPRVAVSIASGVCARVAFGLGAKHIAVNDSPHSEVAGRLSLPLSYHLMCPWVIPYTAWAKFGITRNQVTTYRALDPVAWLRRKAIGGPVPRLDPGKKTITVRVQEIDAPYLAGADRGWTDVVIQELVDAFPNYNLVALCRYEYQVEEVRKRFGSQCIVPDDVVNGQGLLAKTDLFVGMGGTMNAEAVLMGVPTISAFQGELYTDQYLEKLGLLAKALDPKALIRHAERFLSSKFRATYAKKAKKALDSMEDPVPKIAGFILKTLEQG from the coding sequence ATGTCCAGTCAGAAGGCCTGGGTAGACGTACTGACTCCGAAACAGATCCTGTTCTTCAACCCCGTGATCAAGGAGCTAGAGTCCGCAGGCTGCGAGGTCCTCTCCACCTCGAGGAGCTACAGGGAGGTAGACCCCCTCGCCCGGAGGGCTGGCTTGGACCTGCGCTACGTGGGCGAGAGGGGAGGCAGGGGCCTGGTCGAACAACTCGAGGCCGCGACCCGTCGGCAGGCCGAGATGATCCCCATCGTCAAAGAGTTCGGACCCAGGGTAGCGGTTTCGATTGCTTCGGGGGTCTGTGCCCGGGTCGCCTTCGGACTCGGGGCAAAGCACATCGCAGTCAACGACTCGCCCCACTCGGAGGTGGCGGGGCGGCTCTCTCTTCCTCTGAGCTACCACCTGATGTGCCCGTGGGTGATCCCCTACACGGCCTGGGCAAAGTTCGGGATCACCAGGAACCAGGTGACGACCTATCGGGCGCTCGACCCCGTGGCCTGGCTGAGGAGAAAGGCGATCGGTGGGCCCGTCCCCAGGCTTGACCCTGGGAAGAAGACGATCACCGTCAGGGTCCAGGAAATCGACGCGCCGTACCTTGCAGGTGCAGACCGGGGATGGACAGACGTCGTGATTCAAGAGCTTGTCGATGCCTTCCCCAACTACAACCTGGTCGCCCTCTGCAGGTACGAGTATCAGGTCGAAGAGGTCAGAAAGAGGTTCGGCTCGCAGTGCATCGTCCCCGACGACGTAGTGAACGGGCAGGGGCTCCTTGCAAAGACAGACCTGTTCGTAGGCATGGGAGGGACGATGAACGCCGAAGCAGTGCTCATGGGCGTCCCCACGATCTCTGCCTTCCAGGGGGAGCTCTACACCGACCAGTACCTCGAAAAGCTGGGGCTCCTCGCAAAGGCTCTCGACCCGAAGGCACTCATCAGACACGCGGAGCGGTTCCTCTCCAGCAAGTTCAGGGCGACCTACGCCAAGAAGGCGAAGAAGGCCTTGGATTCGATGGAGGACCCGGTCCCCAAGATCGCAGGCTTCATCCTCAAGACCCTCGAACAAGGATAA
- the argF gene encoding ornithine carbamoyltransferase, with product MDRRTFLTLAELSPAELGLILRLSSKLKKTRGKTGRSLLEGKTVALVFEKPSTRTRVSFQVAISELGGSPITLSSEEMQLGRGETIEDTALVLSRYVHAVMARVKRHGDIERLASASSVPVINGLSDLYHPVQILADLLTLQEKKGRLRGLKVAWVGDGDNVCNSWMIGAALSGINFVAATPERYSPLPAAKAVANVFAKRSGASITLTHEPTAAVKGADCVITDTFVSMGFDAEKQDRLAAFIPRFQVNSALMSLAKRDAIFQHCLPAHRGEEVSADVIDGRQSVVFDEAENRLHTTKALLCFLMLGAARSVRAARS from the coding sequence TTGGACCGCAGGACCTTCCTCACACTGGCGGAGCTTTCCCCGGCGGAATTGGGACTGATTCTGCGGCTTTCGTCAAAGCTGAAGAAGACAAGAGGCAAGACAGGTCGGTCGCTGCTCGAAGGAAAGACCGTCGCCCTCGTGTTCGAGAAGCCGAGCACACGGACGAGGGTCAGCTTCCAGGTGGCTATCAGCGAGCTGGGAGGAAGCCCAATCACCCTCAGTTCTGAGGAGATGCAGTTAGGAAGAGGGGAGACCATCGAGGACACCGCCCTGGTGCTCTCGAGGTACGTCCACGCCGTCATGGCCAGGGTGAAGAGGCACGGGGACATCGAGAGGCTGGCTTCCGCCTCATCGGTGCCCGTCATCAACGGGCTTAGCGACCTTTACCACCCAGTTCAGATCCTGGCCGACCTCCTGACGCTGCAGGAGAAGAAGGGCAGGCTCAGGGGCCTGAAGGTGGCATGGGTCGGTGACGGCGACAACGTCTGCAACTCCTGGATGATTGGGGCAGCCCTTTCAGGAATCAACTTCGTCGCCGCGACCCCCGAACGCTACTCCCCGCTTCCAGCAGCCAAGGCTGTGGCGAACGTCTTCGCCAAGCGGTCAGGAGCCTCCATCACCCTCACCCACGAGCCAACCGCTGCCGTGAAAGGGGCAGACTGCGTCATCACCGACACATTCGTCTCTATGGGATTTGACGCCGAGAAGCAGGACAGGCTCGCCGCCTTCATCCCGAGGTTCCAGGTCAACTCGGCTCTGATGTCACTGGCTAAGCGGGACGCCATCTTCCAGCACTGCCTCCCCGCCCACCGGGGCGAAGAGGTGTCCGCCGACGTGATCGACGGCAGACAGTCGGTGGTGTTCGACGAGGCAGAGAACAGGCTCCACACGACCAAGGCCCTGCTCTGCTTCCTCATGCTCGGGGCTGCAAGGTCCGTAAGGGCTGCCCGAAGCTAG
- a CDS encoding ZIP family metal transporter, which translates to MDIVELLILGAVAGFTIFFGLPVVLLGVSDRTRGFLNALAIGILMFLIVDVFSHAWEFTSATALGAFRGTASAGEAAADLALMFGGLTLGLLGLVFYERRYMGGNPGGGTAAKLSTMIALGIGAHNLSEGLAIGQSYASGAIGLAIVLVVGFGAHNSTEGFGITAPLIGTNPKPKTSFLVKVLFIGGAPTFIGTVLGSLFYSAEAYVLFLSIAGGALVYVTMTMFSTGRRQYSSNLMMLGIFIGLCAGFLTDLIVTLGGA; encoded by the coding sequence GTGGACATTGTCGAGCTTCTCATCCTTGGCGCCGTAGCTGGGTTTACCATCTTCTTCGGCCTCCCGGTGGTCCTCCTTGGGGTTAGCGACCGGACCAGGGGATTCCTCAACGCCCTGGCGATCGGGATTCTCATGTTCCTGATCGTCGACGTGTTCAGCCACGCATGGGAGTTCACCTCGGCCACCGCGCTTGGGGCGTTCCGGGGCACTGCCAGCGCGGGTGAGGCGGCCGCGGACCTCGCCCTGATGTTCGGGGGACTGACCCTGGGGCTGCTCGGCCTGGTCTTCTACGAGAGGAGGTACATGGGAGGAAACCCTGGCGGTGGGACCGCGGCGAAGCTCTCGACCATGATTGCCCTGGGCATAGGCGCCCACAACCTGAGCGAGGGGCTCGCCATCGGCCAGTCATATGCGTCGGGGGCGATCGGCCTGGCCATAGTCCTGGTCGTCGGGTTCGGGGCCCACAATTCGACTGAGGGTTTCGGGATCACGGCGCCGCTCATAGGGACGAACCCGAAGCCCAAGACCTCGTTCCTGGTCAAGGTGTTGTTCATCGGAGGGGCGCCCACGTTCATCGGAACTGTCCTGGGGAGCCTCTTCTACTCCGCGGAGGCCTACGTGCTCTTCCTTTCGATTGCCGGCGGTGCCCTCGTATACGTCACGATGACCATGTTCAGCACGGGGCGCAGGCAGTACAGCAGCAACCTCATGATGTTGGGGATATTCATCGGACTCTGCGCTGGATTCCTGACAGACCTGATCGTGACCCTCGGCGGGGCCTAG